The following nucleotide sequence is from Triticum dicoccoides isolate Atlit2015 ecotype Zavitan chromosome 7B, WEW_v2.0, whole genome shotgun sequence.
gtgcctcacccaccgctgaagcctcgaccgaccagagcgcttatgccggcgggaagctgggagggaggatgacacgaaaaccggtcgatactgagtcgacggttgccgcagaaggacgccgcggacgcatgctcgaaagtgcgtagctccgcggactgggagcgcatccatgtcgagcggagcctcctgcagccaggaaaagtcgtcggcgacgaatgtgagcgcgccgagacggatctcgcggccctcaaccaaaactccacccgaaaccatgatgatgggaattgaaaagattgcaacttctccaacaagtcgctaagacacgtgccccaaggtgggcgccaactgtcgtggttctaagtctggcaGTAGAATAggaggtaggtatggagaggcaagatcctagctatggagcagttgtgcacacaagtgttttacgagttcaggcccttctcggaggaagtaacagccctacgtcttggagcccggaggcggtcgactggattatgtgtgtgagagttacaggggtgcgaactcttctaccagtggagggggtggcttatatagaggacgccaagaccccagccagcccacgtagcagagggttaaagtacattaaggtctggcgttactggtaacaccctacataaagtgtcatcatgaccattaagactacttaattacagaccgtttggatacaaagtagatcttgaactcctgatggtcgagtgagtcttcatggtcgagtgtcttcaggttcgtcgagtgtcttctagtccgtcgggtggagttcctcttggtcgactggaggacggcttcttctaaaagatgtccttggggagggtaccttagacaggttcatgaccctaccctaggtacatgacttcatcacctgtctcgtggacagggtgtgggccccctggtgtatttctttcgcccagaaattcttattaattccaaaaagtgcatccgtggattttcaggacattccgagaacttttcttttctgcacataaaacaacatcatggcagttctgctgaaaacagcgtcagtccgggttagtttcattcaaatcatgcaagttagagtccaaaacaagggcaaaagtgtttggaaaagtagatacgttggagacatatcaatcccTTGGCATTTTTTATATAATTGAACATGCGCTCACAGCTGACCAGTCGAAATCCATTGTCCCTGAGGAAATTATGTGCAAACCTCTAAATAAATCTATTGTGCTTGGTCACATACAGTTAAAGAATTAGTTGCAGTGAAAGCTTGATACAATATGGTGGCAAAGAAGGGAGATGGTTAATGGAGAAACAAAGGCCTCCCCAGCTAGGTTTGCATCTGCTATACAAGCTTTCTCATCAAATCACTCATCAGTTCGAATCATGAAATACCATGGTCAAAACTTCCCCATGAATCCTATAAAACTGAACAACGATGTTGCTTATTTCGAGGATGGTATGGGTGCTACGAGTGTTGTATTACACAATGATCACGCTGAGGCTGTTGTAGGTATCATTGCTTAGCTATTTCAAACTGCTAGTGCAGCTTCTGCAGAGGCTTTTGCAATGGAAAATGGTCTTTCCCCCCTCGAACAATTAGGGTGCTCCCCAATTATCATCGAATCCGACTCTTTGGATATTATTCAGCTATGTAATGGTGATATGGAAGTCCTAACCCATGTTCTGTAACTACATATGAGTGTTTTGTGAGAGCTCGGATAATTGGAACAGTCTCATTCCCACATTGTTCAAGGAGTGCCAATAAGGTGGCTCATTCTACCGCAAGGCATGCTTATGATTCAAAGTGTAGTTTATTTTGGGATGATAATCCACTCATGTTTGTCATGCTTCTTGTAACAATATTGCAATAAATGGGCCAAGAggcattttttcaaaaaaaaaactctaTGATTTGTATATTCTTTTGAGTGGTCAACTACAATTTGCAAGCTCCCACACAAAAAAAAACGGTTACCTccattccttaatataagacgttgggTTTTAATTTTAGGACCCTGATAAGTGGCATACGTGTGGCACGAACACATGGCAATTCCGAATGTTTCTGATGGCAAGTTTAGTGACGCGAGAATGGCAACTCTAGTTGTCAAGCATGGCAAATTTATTTTTCGGATGGCAAGTTTTAGTTTTTTGGGGaggtttgtttttttctttttggatGACAATTTTAGTTATAAAAAACGTCAGGACCAGAGTGCTTCATGTCACACATGTGACACTTACCAATTGGGTAATTTTAAACTGACccaatgtcttatattaaggaatgaAGGTAATACACGGTGTGTTTGCTTCCAAACCTGGAGAACAATTGCCTGGCCTGAGACTTGCCTGAGATGTGCCTGGATATTGTTTTGTTAGAGGCCTGGAATATCGGATACCTCCCTGGCCTGGAACTAATAGCCTGGCAGGCATTTTGCTTAGAGCTTTGCTACACCCACGTAATGTTACGTGGTGATTTGCTTACGTAGAAGACGTGGCCAGCTTTAACTGGTGATTAGCAGGACGGGGGCCCACCTAAGAAATCAGGGGGCTGATTGATTAGTTAGAAAGGAAGTTTACGTACAGAACAAAcacattacgtaggtgtagcatttttgTTTTGCTTAGCCTGGCTCAGACCGATGAATTTGGACGCCTGGCTTCCAAGCTAATGCCACCCGGGATTAATTAGTGCACCTGCATGTGAATGTGATTATCTATGGTTTGCACGCTCACTGCCGTCAACTCAACCTGACATGCTGATTTTTTATTGTGTACATATGTGTGCTAGGCAAGGCGTTCAACCAAACAGCAGGTGCACAGGCAAGCCTGACCAGACACATTTTCCCTTTTCTCCAGGCTACCAGGCATCATTTTTTTGCCTGGCATGAAGCCGAGGGCATCAACCAAACAGACCCACAATTTGCAAGCTCATGTGAAAAAAACTCATCCCCGTAATTTCATGTAGGCCATTCTAGCCCATCTGGGTCGTAGCCAGCCCATTACTAAACCTTCTCTAGCCAGCCCATGTAGGCTATTCTGGCCCATCTGGGTCTTAGCCAGCCCATTTATTAGCCTTCCTTCTCTAACCTTTTCCCCAAGGAGAGAAACGAGAAAAGCTCACCGTGGAATCGATCGAATCGCAGcgaagcagcggcggcggcggcgatggggatcGGCGAGCACTTTGAGGGCGTGAAGCAGCATTGGGCGCGCAACTTCGCCTTCCTCGACTACTTCAAGAAGGTCTACGGCCGCGACCAGCCCCTCCCCAAGTGGTCCGACGCCGACGTCGAAGAGTTCATCGCCTCCGACCCCGTCTACGGCCCGCAGGTATCTCCCTGCCCTgccctctcccgcaacccgatcccGATCTTTCCCTTCCTCCCCGCTCTAAATTACAGAGATCCGTTTCCAGCTTAAGGCCCTGAGGGAGTCCAGGAAGTTCGCGCTCGGCGGGGCCCTGGCCGGCGCCGCGCACCTCGGCGGCGTTGCCTTCAAGTACTCCAAGAGCCCGCACGGTACGAAAAATCTCTCGATCGATCTTGATTCTGGGCTTGCACGCGTTGTAGTTCCTGCTGTGGCTGATCGAGATGCGGTGGGGACTTGATCCGTGGCTGACTGCCTTGCCTGTAGGTGTCGTGCTGGCGACCGGGTTCGGAGCGCTCACTGGAGCCGTGCTCGGGTCGGAGGTGGCCGAGCACTGGTACGAGCTCTACAAGATGGACAAGCAGGGGGCCAACCTCAGGTTCATCTACTGGTGGGAGGACAAGGTCTCAGGTGTGTTACTTTATTCTGGCTTCGTTCCACATACTACTCCCTTCTGTTTATCCTCATTGTGTGACCCAATTCCAAGAGGCGGCATGTTGCATGTTAACATGTATGCCATCCCACTTTGTGTAATAGAACATTATGATAGTGATTCCATCGGTTCCTGGTCAGAAGTTTTGACTGGGAGGTCTTGATGCTATGCCACTTGAGTAAATTTGGATTTTGGGCTGTGACTATGTGGTATTGATGATATGCCGTTTGAGTGAATTGTGTTTTCGGACTGCAATTATATGGTGTTGGTGAAGTGTTGTCTGAGTGAACTAGGAACGCTAGAAGGATATGGTGTGGTTGTATCAGTTTCAGCATGATGATACTCATCAACTTGCACCTGATCATAGTCCAGTAAATGCATGACAGTGTTTCGTTTAGGTTGACATGTTTCTGTTTAGCTCTCACAAAACAATTATATTATATAAGAGTGAATCATGTAGTATGAATTGCCATGGTCAAGTGGCTGCGTACAGCTGCATGCCAATATCTCATTGAGCTTTGCGTATTTCTGTTTATTTTTCTTAGAACATTAGAACACTGGCATTGTGATTGTAATTGAGTGACAGTATGACACTGTTTCATTTAGTTTTGGATGTTTCTGTTTAGCTTTCTTAAAGCATTATATGATAGTGACTCTGGCAGTGTGATTGTTGAGTGACAGTATGACAATGTTCCATTTAGTTTTGTATGTTTCCGTTTAGCTCTCCTAGAACATTATATGATAGTATCTTGAGTAGTGTTGATGTGAAGATCTTAGGGATTTATCATAAAGCTATTTATGTGAATTAGTAGTGGTAAGGTATAAGATGAAATATGATTGTTAATTTGATGAAAGTACTTGCTAACGCACCATTGTTGATGATATTGCCTGCATGAAAGTATTTTGTTTACTTCCGCTGCCAAACATTTCCAAGATTATTCTAAACTTGCTGCAAATCTTCTTCTGTGAGCAGGCCAGAAGAACTGAAGAAGACTTCTGCATAAGCTTATGCCTGTTTCAGCATACTGGTTTGACAAGACAATGATGTCTCCAGTTTGGGATTTCTAGTTTTTACTTCCTAGTCTTTTTCCAATAAGGTGCATATTGGCAATCAACTGGACAATGTATTTTATTTTCTCTActatgggtttgctctcagtttctctACGATGTTCATGTTTGCACCTATGGAAAACTAAATGCCAGTACTTTTCAGTCTATCAGTTCTCACATGGCCTGTAAGTATTCAATGACCGTAAAAATAATATCGGAGATGCCTACTTTCTTCAAAACCATTTCCACTCAGGTTTTCAGTATGAAAATATGAGCGTAGGTCTTGAGGCCTGGAATTATGATCTGGGGTTCAGAGACTGTCTCTCCAAATGCAAGTAATTATGATTCCAATTGCATAGGAGAATTCTGGAACCACCTTTCCTGACTTGATCACTGCGTGTTTCTTTGGGTCATTATTTTGATGCTATGTCATGTTGTAAGCGTCACTGCATTTAGTTGCCTGAGAAACTATGTTGTATCAGCATTTCATAGGTATCAACACTTCTGTAAGTAGGCACATTCACCTACCCTGAGTTTAATTAGACTGTGTTTTCTAACTCAGCTGCCGCTGGATCTATCCTTGGTACTAGGTTTTAAATATGCCTCGTCAAATTATCTGATACTGGTGATTTTCCAGCATGGTTTCTCATGCCTAATGCTAACAGTTTTTGTTTGCATGTCACATTTGCTTAATGAACCAAGCTGATATCATGCATCAAATTCAAATAAACGATGTGCCCATGTAAAAACAAGTTACTCAAGGGGTAATAAGTATGCAACATCTCAACAATCGAAGCAACACACAAACAAAGGTCTTGATTATGTGAAATAGCAACATGAGAGCTCCTCAAGAGTTCTTTAGGTAATGTAAAAGCACAGTGCAATACAATACTTAAGGCCTTAAGGGCACTCCTGAGGGAATATGGCCTATATAGATTAGAGAGTAGTACCAGAGCAAACCATACATAAAGCAAGCTTTGTTAAGTATTAACCACCACATTACACACTAATAATAGTCCCTCAGGGCGTTATTACCATCAGAAGGAATAGCCCATCTCTGAGCCCCTACAAGTAGAATAGCCACTCAGTATAGTTAGTGGGTTAGTGATCTCCTCTAACAGTGGGACTGTACTAAAATGCCCATTCTGCTGATCTGCTATAGTCATGCCTACGTCGATCAGTCCATGCTGTTCTACTATCTGCAACCAGGAACACATTTTTTGGTATCAGCAACCATGCTTGCACGGCAGTACACAACACAAAATCTAGTTTGCAGTTCCATGTGTCAATATACATACAATCGGTACCTTTTCCTGGAGAATTTCGTTGGCAGCTTTCAACATGCCCTCCTGCATATAAAGAATCTAACTCTACTTTCAGCAAATTTTCAatgatatttgggtatttataaatGTTAACTGTTATTAATTGACTTGCCTTGCTCTTCAGTGCCTGGATCTCTTGAATCATTATCTGCATCTGTTAGATAACAAAGTTTTAGTGGTGCCCAAAAGAGTTGATCTTCCAATAATTTATAGGCTTTGAGTCGAATTACCTTTGCGGAGCGGATGTTGAACATCCATATCTCCAAGTACCTCTCCAGGGCATTCAGCTCGTCAACATTCATGTGCTCATTCGCCCTGTTTCCATAAATGTACCTGCCATGGTTTTCATTTTGCAAAGATTAAGTCTCTGAGTTCATCGAAGTATAGCTAGAAGACTTTGATGTTCATGCCACACCCTTTTCCTTTCAATCAATAGTTTTGTTTGGTTGGTGGAGATGGAGTTCAACTAAATGTAAGAGCAAAAGCAGGTTTCTAAGTTTGTGCTACTTATAGACAAGTTTGTGTTGCTTTGAGATGATTCTGTGCAAGTAAACAAAATTTTCAGGGTTACCAGGGTGTGGTGGCGGACTTAGTGAGGGCCAAAGGGGCCATNNNNNNNNNNNNNNNNNNNNNNNNNNNNNNNNNNNNNNNNNNNNNNNNNNNNNNNNNNNNNNNNNNNNNNNNNNNNNNNNNNNNNNNNNNNNNNNNNNNNNNNNNNNNNNNNNNNNNNNNNNNNNNNNNNNNNNNNNNNNNNNNNNNNNNNNNNNNNNNNNNNNNNNNNNNNNNNNNNNNNNNNNNNNNNNNNNNNNNNNNNNNNNNNNNNNNNNNNNNNNNNNNNNNNNNNNNNNNNNNNNNNNNNNNNNNNNNNNNNNNNNNNNNNNNNNNNNNNNTGCGTAAACACATAATATTTAAAACTATTTGAGCCAAATTCAACATAACACGCTAGATTAGCCCTTTCAACTCTACCTAAGACTCATTCAGCCCCTCTCAAATCCCGTTGAAGGCCCGCCACTGCCAGGGCAGCTTTGAATGATAAACTATGTTGGTGCTTATGAAATAAACTAGACATGCTGGAAACGTATATCACTTCATCTCCATTTGTGAGCTAATGTGATCTTTACTTGGGCATAAATAATG
It contains:
- the LOC119338226 gene encoding succinate dehydrogenase subunit 6, mitochondrial, whose amino-acid sequence is MGIGEHFEGVKQHWARNFAFLDYFKKVYGRDQPLPKWSDADVEEFIASDPVYGPQLKALRESRKFALGGALAGAAHLGGVAFKYSKSPHGVVLATGFGALTGAVLGSEVAEHWYELYKMDKQGANLRFIYWWEDKVSGQKN
- the LOC119337926 gene encoding MADS-box transcription factor 26 isoform X2 translates to MARGKVQLRRIENPVHRQVTFCKRRAGLLKKARELSVLCDADIGIIIFSAHGKLYDLATTGTMDGLIERYKSASGEGVAADGCGDQRVDPKQEAMVLKQEIDLLQKGLRYIYGNRANEHMNVDELNALERYLEIWMFNIRSAKMQIMIQEIQALKSKEGMLKAANEILQEKIVEQHGLIDVGMTIADQQNGHFSTVPLLEEITNPLTILSGYSTCRGSEMGYSF
- the LOC119337926 gene encoding MADS-box transcription factor 26 isoform X1; protein product: MARGKVQLRRIENPVHRQVTFCKRRAGLLKKARELSVLCDADIGIIIFSAHGKLYDLATTGTMDGLIERYKSASGEGVAADGCGDQRVDPKQEAMVLKQEIDLLQKGLRYIYGNRANEHMNVDELNALERYLEIWMFNIRSAKMQIMIQEIQALKSKILYMQEGMLKAANEILQEKIVEQHGLIDVGMTIADQQNGHFSTVPLLEEITNPLTILSGYSTCRGSEMGYSF